The following coding sequences are from one Biomphalaria glabrata chromosome 8, xgBioGlab47.1, whole genome shotgun sequence window:
- the LOC106076327 gene encoding malignant T-cell-amplified sequence 1-like produces the protein MFKKFDDKENVGNTNIAKSSVQKGIRNQILDQFQHIEDYLDQIMPKKEPLKLVKCTEHIELLSNQAGEVLFFRQREGPLYPSLRLLHKYPFILPHMQVDKGAIRFVLSGANIMCPGLTSPGARMTNVDKDQIVAIMAEGKQHALAVGLTKMPTEEILSKNKGVGVDNIHFLNDGLWLMKPIK, from the exons atgtttaaaaa ATTCGATGATAAAGAGAATGTTGGAAACACAAACATTGCTAAATCATCAGTTCAAAAGGGCATTCGGAACCAGATTTTAGATCAGTTTCAACACATTGAAGATTATTTGGATCAGATTATGCCCAAAAAGGAGCCATTGAAACTTGTTAAATG TACAGAACACATTGAGCTGTTAAGTAATCAAGCTGGAGAGGTTCTTTTCTTTCGTCAGCGTGAAGGGCCATTGTATCCCTCACTAAGACTTCTACATAAGT atccttTTATCCTGCCGCATATGCAAGTTGACAAAGGAGCTATTCGATTTGTTTTAAGTGGTGCCAACATCATGTGTCCAGGCTTAACTTCACCGGGGGCTCGTATGACCAATGTTGATAAAGATCAGATTGTT GCTATTATGGCTGAGGGTAAACAACATGCTTTGGCGGTAGGTCTGACCAAAATGCCCACAGAAGAGAT ATTATCTAAAAACAAAGGAGTCGGTGTCGACAACATACACTTCTTAAATGATGGACTCTGGCTTATGAAACCTataaaatag
- the LOC106076318 gene encoding putative methyltransferase-like protein 7A, which translates to MAEADAELHNRLIYYVLPTIIVCYITFRWCGFKKAKFQAFLCNLVCSYVHNKFCKKEKTLLFDQMKNYEKSRSKTHAAFTILEIGAGSGMNFKFFPSGSEVTCLDPNPYNEKYIIDNLRKADNNIRLVKFIKGFAENMPDVPSDNFDAVVCTFTMCSIRRLNDAVEEIKRILKPGGHFFYLEHVAAPKGSWIRYFQDKLQCIWPYISDGCNINRETWNILDHSNFKEVQYCHFSASTWLAFFARPGLYGSAIK; encoded by the exons ATGGCAGAAGCAGATGCTGAACTCCACAATCGACTTATCTATTATGTTTTACCAACGATAATTGTATGTTACATTACATTTCGTTGGTGTGGATTCAAGAAAGCCAAATTTCAAGCTTTTCTTTGCAATCTAGTTTGCAGTTATGTTCACAATAAATTCTGTAAGAAGGAAAAAACATTACTCTTTGACCAAATGAAGAATTATGAAAAATCTAGGTCTAAAACGCATGCTGCATTTACGATACTAGAAATAGGCGCTGGAAGTGGCATGAATTTTAAGTTTTTTCCCTCTGGAAGTGAAGTAACTTGCCTTGATCCTAATCCatacaatgaaaaatatattattgataatttaaGAAAAGCAGACAACAATATCAGACTTGTCAAGTTTATTAAAGGTTTTGCAGAAAATATGCCAGATGTACCAAGTGATAATTTTGATGCAGTGGTGTGCACGTTTACCATGTGCTCAATAAGAAGACTAAACGATGCtgttgaagaaataaaaagaattttaaaaccg ggaGGACACTTTTTTTACCTGGAACATGTAGCAGCTCCAAAAGGTTCATGGATACGTTACTTTCAAGACAAACTTCAGTGTATTTGGCCATACATATCTGATGGTTGTAATATTAATAGGGAGACTTGGAacattttagatcattcaaattTCAAAGAAGTCCAGTACTGTCATTTCTCTGCAAGCACATGGCTGGCATTTTTCGCCAGGCCTGGTTTGTATGGATCAGCAATAAAATga
- the LOC106076275 gene encoding thiol S-methyltransferase METTL7B-like translates to MEEIKYYLLCYVIPIVIACFIFIRMFGLNKAKCKAFICSLVCRYIHGKVCDKEKALLFEQLKDHKNSLKTNSKFTILEIGVGSGMNFKFFPSECDVTCLDPNPYNEKYVIDSLRKANNNIRLVKFIEGYAENMLDVPSDSFDAVVCTFTMCSIKGLNDAIEEIRRVLKPGGKFFFLEHVAAHKGSHLRSLQDKFQRIWPYIAKDTHINRETWKFLDNSSFKDVQYHLFTAKFFLAFLAKPCMYGSATK, encoded by the exons ATGGAAGAAATCAAATATTATCTTCTGTGCTATGTTATTCCAATAGTAattgcttgttttattttcattcgcATGTTTGGATTGAATAAAGCAAAATGCAAAGCCTTTATTTGCAGTCTGGTTTGTCGCTATATTCATGGCAAAGTATGTGATAAAGAAAAGGCTTTATTGTTTGAACAGTTGAAAGATCataaaaacagtttaaaaacaaattccaaATTTACAATATTGGAAATAGGTGTTGGAAGTGGCATGAATTTCAAGTTTTTCCCCTCAGAGTGTGATGTAACCTGTCTTGATCCTAACCCTTACAATGAGAAGTATGTTATAGATAGTTTAAGAAAGGCAAATaacaacatccgacttgtcaaGTTTATCGAAGGTTATGCTGAAAATATGTTAGATGTGCCTAGTGACAGTTTTGATGCTGTGGTGTGTACATTTACCATGTGTTCAATTAAGGGATTGAATGACGCCATTGAAGAAATTAGACGAGTTTTAAAGCCG ggTGGAAAATTCTTTTTCTTGGAACATGTAGCAGCACATAAGGGTTCGCATTTACGTTCTCTCCAAGACAAGTTTCAACGTATTTGGCCATACATTGCTAAAGATACGCATATTAATAGGGAAACATGGAAATTCTTAGATAATTCTAGTTTCAAAGATGTTCAGTATCACCTTTTCACTGCAAAGTTTTTTCTAGCATTTTTAGCTAAACCCTGCATGTATGGATCAGctacaaaataa